The uncultured Desulfobulbus sp. genome window below encodes:
- a CDS encoding transporter substrate-binding domain-containing protein has protein sequence MSIKIPSRPVHLQAWSRLLIGCLLTGLVAGCQAKRTDDQPSSLSEPQPLKVGISPDSPPLIMKKNGQVTGLELSFAQGLARSLNRPLQLVELPRQELVPALQAKRIDIIMSGMAAPTAQKQKLATTGPYLISGQIALVHLDDFSLLGTGRNHLTEKSIRLGVVKGSAGALLLEDLHPQGTVHDYANSLSGLQALIMDRIDVFISDLPTNNYYAAEFIEQGLTPGTTLFTREPLVWGVLPENTALLQAANGYLKKLQTEGHLKSLLSRWLPFYTNTAYSPRLHP, from the coding sequence ATGAGCATAAAAATTCCCTCCCGCCCTGTGCATCTGCAAGCCTGGTCCCGGTTGCTGATCGGCTGCTTATTGACTGGGCTTGTTGCCGGCTGCCAGGCAAAACGAACTGATGACCAGCCAAGCAGCCTTTCTGAGCCGCAACCGTTGAAGGTCGGCATTTCGCCCGACAGCCCACCGCTCATCATGAAAAAAAACGGGCAGGTTACCGGCCTTGAGCTGAGCTTTGCCCAGGGGCTTGCCCGATCGCTCAACCGCCCCTTGCAGCTGGTGGAGTTGCCTCGTCAAGAACTTGTCCCCGCTCTGCAAGCAAAACGCATCGACATCATCATGTCGGGGATGGCTGCCCCCACAGCCCAAAAGCAGAAACTGGCAACAACGGGCCCCTATCTTATCTCGGGCCAGATTGCCCTGGTCCATCTGGATGATTTCTCCTTATTGGGCACAGGACGCAATCATCTCACCGAAAAATCTATCCGTCTGGGTGTGGTCAAAGGGAGTGCTGGTGCGCTGTTGCTTGAAGACCTGCATCCACAGGGGACTGTTCATGATTATGCTAACAGCCTTTCCGGACTCCAGGCCTTGATCATGGATCGTATTGATGTCTTCATCTCCGATCTTCCAACCAACAACTACTACGCCGCCGAATTCATTGAGCAGGGGCTGACCCCTGGCACCACCCTCTTTACACGAGAGCCCCTGGTCTGGGGGGTTCTTCCAGAAAACACAGCGCTGCTCCAGGCCGCCAATGGTTATCTTAAAAAATTGCAAACAGAGGGCCACTTAAAGTCCCTGCTCAGCCGATGGCTCCCCTTTTATACGAATACTGCCTATAGCCCCCGCCTACATCCGTAA
- the obgE gene encoding GTPase ObgE: MGFADEAKFYVKGGDGGNGCVSFRREKYVPKGGPNGGDGGKGGDVFLIADRNLRSLIDFRFRSHFKAEPGVGGQGSDKHGRGGKDCIVRVPLGSVIRDAETGTVLVDLVEDEQVFCAAAGGNGGLGNARFATSTNRAPRKSTPGKLGEERWLIIELKLLADVGLIGLPNAGKSTLLSKLSAANPKIAPYPFTTLEPQLGVLHLRYSEPCIIADIPGLIEGAHEGIGLGHRFLRHIERTSILLHLIDVSGEGDQPFAEYKILEAELAAYKEELLQRTHLVLLNKIDLIDEERLGEIQDQFASLGLEVHAISAESGEGLEVIKERLADLLEEQRAQEDNDLSGE; this comes from the coding sequence ATGGGCTTTGCTGACGAAGCAAAATTTTATGTCAAAGGCGGCGATGGCGGCAACGGGTGTGTCAGTTTTCGACGGGAGAAGTATGTCCCCAAAGGCGGACCAAACGGTGGCGATGGCGGCAAGGGCGGTGATGTTTTTCTGATTGCCGATCGCAACCTGCGTTCCCTCATCGATTTCCGTTTTCGTTCCCACTTCAAAGCGGAACCCGGTGTCGGTGGCCAGGGCAGTGATAAGCACGGACGTGGTGGCAAAGACTGTATTGTTCGCGTACCGCTGGGCTCTGTGATCAGGGATGCGGAAACCGGGACGGTGCTGGTGGATCTGGTTGAGGACGAGCAGGTCTTCTGCGCGGCTGCAGGAGGAAATGGCGGTCTGGGAAACGCACGTTTTGCTACCTCCACCAATCGGGCACCCCGCAAGTCGACCCCCGGTAAGCTGGGCGAAGAGCGCTGGTTGATCATCGAGCTGAAACTGCTCGCCGATGTGGGCTTGATCGGTCTGCCCAATGCCGGGAAATCGACCCTGCTCTCTAAGCTTTCAGCGGCCAATCCCAAGATAGCTCCCTATCCCTTTACCACCCTGGAACCCCAGCTGGGGGTATTGCATCTCAGGTACAGTGAGCCCTGCATCATCGCAGACATCCCCGGCCTGATCGAGGGCGCGCATGAGGGCATTGGCCTGGGGCATCGCTTTTTACGCCACATCGAGCGGACCTCTATCCTGCTGCATCTTATCGATGTATCAGGCGAAGGGGATCAGCCCTTTGCCGAATACAAAATTCTTGAGGCGGAATTGGCGGCCTATAAAGAAGAGTTGCTCCAGCGTACCCATCTGGTTCTGTTAAACAAGATCGATCTGATAGATGAAGAGCGTCTAGGCGAAATTCAGGATCAGTTCGCATCCCTTGGCCTGGAGGTTCACGCGATCTCTGCTGAATCCGGCGAGGGGCTTGAGGTGATCAAGGAGCGACTGGCAGATTTGTTGGAAGAGCAGCGGGCACAGGAAGACAATGACCTTTCAGGTGAGTAA
- a CDS encoding ATP-binding cassette domain-containing protein gives MSATAAAITVSNLTMAYGSFVLQRGLDFTINQGDIFVIMGGSGCGKSTLLRHMIGLMQPEEGAIWYGQHNFWQLDESERAAILRKAGVLYQSGALWSSMTLAENIALPLAHYTDLPPHVINELVSFKLSLVGLSGFESYYPAQLSGGMRKRAALARAIALDPDFLFFDEPSAGLDPISARNLDQLILELCEGLGATVIIVTHELASIYAVGTNSVFLDSEQKTMLATGDPKMLLKECQEETVVQFLTRGTGIREVRTV, from the coding sequence ATGAGTGCAACCGCGGCCGCGATAACCGTTTCCAACCTCACCATGGCCTATGGGAGTTTTGTGCTCCAGAGGGGCCTTGATTTTACCATCAACCAAGGGGATATTTTTGTCATCATGGGCGGATCAGGCTGCGGTAAATCTACCTTGCTGCGGCATATGATCGGGCTGATGCAACCCGAGGAAGGTGCAATCTGGTATGGTCAACACAATTTCTGGCAACTGGATGAAAGCGAACGGGCAGCTATTTTGCGTAAGGCTGGGGTTCTCTATCAATCAGGCGCTCTCTGGAGTTCAATGACCCTGGCAGAAAACATAGCCCTCCCCCTGGCCCACTACACCGACCTCCCCCCTCACGTCATAAACGAGCTGGTCTCTTTTAAACTGTCTCTGGTCGGTCTTTCAGGCTTTGAATCGTATTATCCGGCCCAACTTTCCGGGGGCATGCGCAAACGGGCGGCACTGGCAAGAGCCATCGCCCTTGACCCTGATTTTCTTTTTTTTGATGAACCTTCAGCAGGCCTGGATCCTATCAGCGCCCGCAACCTGGACCAACTTATCCTCGAGCTCTGTGAGGGCTTAGGAGCCACGGTGATCATAGTGACCCACGAGCTGGCCTCCATTTATGCCGTTGGTACCAACTCAGTCTTTTTAGACAGTGAGCAAAAAACCATGTTAGCCACAGGTGATCCAAAGATGCTCCTCAAAGAATGCCAGGAAGAAACGGTTGTTCAATTTCTCACCCGGGGAACCGGGATACGGGAGGTGCGTACGGTTTGA
- a CDS encoding rubredoxin → MQKMECPCGYVYDPEEGDYENNVAPGTAFADLPDEWVCPKCGAEKEYFYEVD, encoded by the coding sequence ATGCAGAAAATGGAATGTCCTTGCGGTTATGTCTATGACCCCGAGGAAGGTGATTACGAAAATAATGTTGCTCCCGGCACCGCCTTTGCCGACCTCCCAGATGAATGGGTTTGCCCTAAGTGCGGGGCTGAGAAAGAGTACTTTTACGAGGTCGACTGA
- a CDS encoding DUF3124 domain-containing protein, with the protein MHTLRLLFCLLSLCLLARPASAMQVLSTWMSQTVYVPIYSHIYADDRFRDRPFQLTATLSIRNTDPEHPLTLTSVRYYDSQGKLLRHYLAQPQTIAPLSSIRFIVPESDSLGGSGAKFLVDWKAEEAVVEPIVESVMIGTKLQQGISFVSMGRVIKGTPGR; encoded by the coding sequence ATGCATACACTACGCCTTCTCTTTTGCCTTCTCTCTCTTTGCCTGTTGGCACGACCAGCCTCGGCCATGCAGGTACTCTCTACATGGATGAGTCAAACCGTCTACGTGCCAATCTACTCCCATATCTATGCTGACGACCGTTTTCGAGATCGCCCTTTTCAGCTTACGGCAACGCTCAGTATCCGCAATACCGACCCCGAGCATCCCCTCACCTTGACCAGCGTGCGCTACTATGATTCTCAGGGAAAACTCTTGCGCCATTATTTAGCACAACCACAGACCATAGCCCCGTTAAGCTCGATACGCTTCATCGTACCGGAGTCGGATTCCCTAGGAGGGTCTGGGGCAAAATTTCTGGTTGACTGGAAGGCGGAAGAGGCGGTGGTGGAGCCCATCGTGGAATCGGTGATGATCGGCACCAAATTACAGCAGGGCATTTCTTTTGTCTCCATGGGCCGGGTCATTAAGGGGACCCCTGGACGCTGA
- the rplU gene encoding 50S ribosomal protein L21: protein MYAIVRTGGKQYQVEAGDTLRVEKLQGEVGDTVELSDVLLVVDGEAVKIGQPVVDGAKVVAKIVEQGRHKKVLVFKKRRRKGYQVKNGHRQMFTALAIETISA from the coding sequence ATGTATGCAATAGTTCGGACCGGCGGTAAGCAGTACCAGGTAGAGGCCGGTGATACGCTTCGCGTTGAGAAGCTGCAAGGTGAAGTTGGCGACACAGTAGAATTATCAGACGTTCTTCTGGTGGTCGATGGCGAGGCTGTAAAAATTGGGCAGCCCGTGGTTGATGGTGCCAAGGTCGTTGCTAAAATCGTTGAGCAGGGCCGGCATAAAAAAGTGCTTGTGTTTAAAAAACGCCGCCGGAAAGGGTATCAGGTCAAGAATGGTCATCGTCAGATGTTCACCGCTCTGGCCATTGAGACGATTTCTGCTTAA
- the rpmA gene encoding 50S ribosomal protein L27 → MAHKKAGGSSRNGRDSIGQRRGIKRFGGQVVKAGNILVRQLGTVIHPGTNVGCGRDYTLFAKVDGEVKYESFGKDRKRVSVYPVE, encoded by the coding sequence ATGGCTCATAAGAAAGCGGGCGGCAGTTCAAGAAACGGTCGCGACAGTATAGGTCAACGACGCGGTATTAAACGTTTCGGTGGACAGGTAGTTAAGGCGGGCAATATTCTTGTTCGTCAGCTGGGAACTGTTATTCACCCAGGCACCAACGTTGGATGTGGTCGTGATTACACCCTGTTTGCCAAGGTTGACGGCGAGGTTAAATACGAGTCTTTCGGTAAGGACCGCAAACGCGTCTCCGTATACCCCGTCGAGTAG
- a CDS encoding MlaD family protein, which yields MSKKANPTLIGGFVLIALTISIVAIIVLGQIQLRDQRFRCVAYFTGSLYGLDVGAPVTFRGVNIGRVSEVQINFDQEANTYLIPVTIDIEQTASISGTSANTWDADVLRATLGQMITNGLRAQLKITSFLTGKLYIDLALHPENTATYRGNESKILEIPTMPSGLEQITQKIESLPLSELLAKAGLALDGVNQLINSTKGHELFETANLSLTSLNTLLAHVDEKFPALADTLQASIHQVGSAAQTAQDLLRDGRQALPGLRQELQQTLMSLTKATGSLLQTLTNLQVLTDQDSAFMYQLESSLREIEQTATSIRNISDFLQQNPNALIFGPQEVQLP from the coding sequence TTGAGTAAAAAAGCCAACCCGACCCTTATTGGTGGTTTTGTGCTGATTGCGCTGACCATCAGCATCGTTGCGATCATCGTCCTTGGTCAGATTCAACTCCGTGATCAACGTTTTCGTTGTGTTGCCTATTTTACCGGCTCACTCTATGGACTTGATGTCGGGGCACCGGTCACTTTTCGTGGAGTCAACATCGGCCGGGTCAGTGAGGTGCAGATCAACTTTGATCAAGAGGCCAACACCTATCTGATTCCGGTGACCATCGACATTGAACAGACAGCCTCGATTTCAGGAACCTCAGCCAATACGTGGGATGCCGATGTTCTACGCGCGACTCTTGGTCAAATGATTACCAATGGCCTTCGGGCTCAACTCAAAATCACCAGTTTTCTCACCGGAAAACTCTATATCGATCTCGCCCTCCATCCTGAAAACACCGCCACCTACCGCGGCAATGAATCGAAGATACTTGAAATACCAACCATGCCCTCAGGCCTGGAGCAAATCACCCAAAAAATTGAGAGTCTTCCATTAAGTGAATTGCTCGCCAAAGCGGGGCTTGCCCTGGATGGTGTGAACCAACTGATTAATTCCACCAAGGGCCATGAGCTTTTTGAAACCGCAAACCTCAGCCTGACAAGCCTCAACACTTTGCTTGCCCACGTGGATGAAAAATTCCCGGCGCTTGCCGATACCCTTCAGGCGAGTATTCATCAGGTAGGCTCTGCGGCTCAAACGGCACAAGATTTGTTGAGAGATGGGCGTCAGGCCCTCCCTGGTCTTCGGCAGGAATTGCAGCAGACCCTGATGAGCCTCACCAAGGCAACGGGGTCTCTTCTGCAAACACTGACCAACCTGCAAGTGTTGACAGACCAAGATTCTGCATTTATGTATCAGCTTGAGAGTTCTTTGCGAGAAATTGAACAGACAGCGACCTCCATTCGTAATATCTCCGACTTTCTCCAGCAGAACCCCAATGCCCTTATTTTTGGCCCTCAGGAGGTCCAGTTACCATGA
- a CDS encoding PqiC family protein → MTPIALLCRYGLFSALVLSLAGCLSSTPTATLYSLQRINQPPLAPGGHGTQEMILVLPVRIAPHLQGRSLLYQQEDGEARAAASHLWSASLDKQLATQLTGQLQQLLATANVSLFPGPRYAQAGYLVELEVEEFSGDGSSFRTLATYTISDRKEKVLRLRKIYQHQSTIDTTGYTGYVHAASYALADLSKEVARSLAALAPSHSTQ, encoded by the coding sequence ATGACCCCTATCGCTCTGCTTTGCCGCTATGGTCTTTTCAGTGCTCTTGTCTTGTCACTTGCCGGCTGTTTGAGTTCAACGCCAACCGCAACCCTCTACAGCTTGCAACGCATCAACCAGCCACCGCTGGCTCCTGGGGGGCATGGTACCCAGGAAATGATTTTAGTCCTTCCTGTACGAATAGCGCCGCATCTTCAGGGACGCAGCCTCTTGTATCAACAGGAAGACGGAGAAGCTCGGGCAGCGGCCTCACATCTCTGGTCGGCAAGCCTGGATAAACAGCTTGCGACCCAGCTCACAGGCCAGCTGCAACAACTTCTGGCAACTGCTAATGTGAGCCTCTTTCCTGGGCCACGGTATGCACAAGCCGGTTACCTGGTCGAGCTGGAGGTCGAGGAGTTCAGTGGTGACGGCAGCTCTTTTCGCACCCTGGCCACCTACACCATTAGCGATCGCAAAGAAAAAGTCCTCCGGCTCAGAAAAATTTATCAGCACCAAAGCACCATCGACACAACCGGGTATACCGGCTATGTTCATGCAGCGTCTTACGCCCTGGCCGATCTGAGCAAGGAGGTTGCTCGTTCCCTTGCAGCACTTGCCCCATCCCATTCAACGCAATAA
- the proB gene encoding glutamate 5-kinase yields MTFQVSKDDGLFYRQTLFDQAKRVVIKVGSAVLTNDDGLDYSIITTIARQVSFLQSTGREVILVSSGAVAAGRKRLGIIKTPHEELKVKQALAATGQGLLMQDYEQAFAELNQPVAQVLLTHGDLSSRERYLNVRNTILTLFQFGVVPIINENDTVSAEELRFSDNDTLGALMTNMIGADMFIILTDVDSLYTGNPSEDATARPIYTVAKITKDIEKMAGHSTSSLGTGGMMAKIRAAKMVAACGGCSFIGPGKHPQILKALFSGELVGTFFLPGTGKMNRRKHWIAYVLKPQGMLVVDNGATRALVEQGKSLLPSGLTEVRGSFPLGAPVHCLDADGQVIAAGLSNYSSSDLEKIKGRKTREIAEVLGCKEHDEVIHRDNLVLMGREGLPTGEAVADERLVS; encoded by the coding sequence ATGACCTTTCAGGTGAGTAAGGACGACGGCCTTTTTTACCGTCAAACCCTTTTTGACCAGGCCAAACGGGTGGTGATCAAGGTCGGCAGTGCCGTCCTCACCAACGATGACGGCCTCGATTATTCCATCATCACCACCATCGCCCGCCAGGTGAGTTTTCTTCAGTCCACCGGGCGGGAGGTTATTCTGGTGAGCTCCGGCGCGGTCGCCGCCGGGCGAAAACGGCTGGGCATCATCAAAACCCCCCATGAGGAGCTCAAGGTCAAGCAGGCCTTGGCTGCCACCGGCCAGGGGCTGTTGATGCAGGATTACGAGCAGGCCTTTGCCGAACTCAATCAACCCGTGGCCCAGGTCCTGCTCACCCATGGCGATCTCTCCAGTCGAGAGCGCTACCTCAATGTGCGCAATACCATCCTCACCCTCTTCCAATTCGGGGTTGTGCCCATTATCAATGAAAACGACACGGTGTCTGCAGAGGAGCTGCGGTTTTCCGACAACGATACCCTCGGCGCCCTGATGACGAACATGATTGGAGCCGACATGTTCATCATTCTCACCGACGTGGATTCCCTCTACACAGGTAACCCCTCCGAGGACGCGACCGCTCGCCCAATCTATACCGTTGCCAAAATTACTAAAGATATCGAGAAAATGGCCGGGCATTCCACCAGTTCCCTTGGAACCGGAGGCATGATGGCCAAGATTCGAGCAGCGAAGATGGTTGCGGCCTGTGGCGGTTGTTCGTTCATCGGCCCGGGCAAACATCCGCAGATCCTCAAAGCCCTGTTCAGCGGCGAGCTGGTCGGTACCTTTTTCCTCCCAGGCACGGGCAAAATGAATCGGCGCAAGCATTGGATCGCCTACGTGCTCAAACCCCAGGGCATGCTGGTGGTGGACAACGGGGCTACGCGGGCGCTGGTTGAGCAGGGAAAAAGTCTCTTACCCTCAGGTCTTACCGAGGTGCGGGGCAGCTTTCCTCTGGGCGCACCTGTGCACTGCCTGGATGCTGATGGCCAGGTGATCGCAGCGGGCTTGAGTAACTACAGCAGTAGCGATCTGGAAAAGATAAAAGGCCGAAAGACCCGAGAGATCGCGGAAGTGCTGGGATGCAAGGAACACGATGAGGTGATTCATCGCGACAACCTGGTACTCATGGGCCGTGAAGGACTACCCACTGGTGAAGCTGTGGCTGATGAGAGACTTGTCTCCTAG
- a CDS encoding ABC transporter permease — MQRPQFRLDSSNTKELRVILSGRWTLQSQPPAPDPILGALGPEVRHLHFVEEELSNWDTRLLIFLQHIIHRAQDKKITIHLNALSSGIQDLLHLSETAPKQSPPPESSKQSCITRVGIWSISLKDQSFEIATFIGEIILAFLDLIRGRKPFKSRDFWGYVQSCGVESLPIVSLIAVLVGVILSFVGAVQLQMFGAQIYVANLVGLGMVLEMGALMSGVIIAGRIGASYAAQLGTMQVNEEIDALRTMGISPVGFLVLPRMLALMLMLPLLCVYADIMGILGGSIIGVSMLDLSLIEFLEQTRKTLTLNQCGQGLLKSSIFGVLIGFAGCLRGMQCGRSALAVGAATTSAVVTSIVLIVVSDSIITYFLYR; from the coding sequence ATGCAACGTCCTCAGTTTCGGCTTGACTCCAGCAATACTAAAGAACTTCGGGTCATTTTGAGCGGCCGCTGGACCCTGCAATCCCAACCACCAGCCCCAGACCCTATTCTCGGCGCCCTGGGACCGGAGGTGCGTCACCTGCATTTTGTAGAAGAAGAGCTGAGTAACTGGGACACCCGTCTGCTTATTTTTCTGCAGCATATTATTCACCGGGCCCAAGATAAAAAAATAACTATTCACCTGAACGCCCTCTCCTCAGGGATTCAGGATTTACTCCACCTCAGCGAGACCGCCCCCAAACAAAGTCCACCTCCAGAATCCTCCAAACAATCCTGTATCACCCGTGTGGGCATCTGGTCAATTAGCTTAAAAGATCAATCCTTTGAGATTGCTACTTTTATAGGGGAAATCATCCTTGCCTTCCTTGATCTGATAAGGGGAAGAAAGCCTTTTAAAAGCCGTGATTTTTGGGGGTATGTGCAAAGCTGTGGTGTAGAGTCGCTGCCCATTGTCTCCCTGATAGCGGTGCTGGTAGGAGTCATCCTCTCCTTTGTCGGCGCAGTGCAGCTACAGATGTTCGGAGCCCAAATCTATGTGGCAAACCTTGTTGGCTTGGGTATGGTGCTGGAAATGGGCGCTCTGATGAGCGGGGTGATTATTGCCGGGCGCATTGGTGCCTCCTATGCCGCCCAGCTGGGAACAATGCAGGTCAATGAAGAAATCGATGCTCTGCGAACCATGGGCATATCGCCGGTGGGGTTTCTGGTATTGCCCCGGATGTTGGCCCTGATGCTCATGCTCCCTCTTCTCTGCGTCTACGCCGATATCATGGGAATTCTCGGTGGTTCCATTATCGGCGTAAGTATGCTTGATCTCTCCCTAATCGAATTCCTGGAACAGACCCGTAAAACTTTGACCCTAAATCAATGTGGGCAAGGACTTTTGAAAAGCTCAATTTTCGGCGTACTCATTGGCTTTGCCGGGTGCCTGAGGGGGATGCAATGCGGCCGAAGTGCCCTGGCCGTGGGAGCGGCAACCACCTCGGCAGTGGTGACCTCGATCGTCTTGATTGTGGTTTCAGACTCTATTATCACCTACTTTCTCTATCGATGA
- a CDS encoding ABC transporter ATP-binding protein: MHNFGYSEEGQKGSLGDLGLWRRVLHYCRSHALTLFGAILLSLVVTLASLGLPRLMQLGIDQYIVHDGLEQAARISGLGRIALWYGVCVALIFFATFFQVVLLEWIGQSIMHRLRQNLFTHLLTLDLGFFHNQPAGRLVTRLTNDIQNMHEMFTSVMVTLFNDGLKLVGIFWFLYMMNWHLALVMTIFIPLAVLLTVVFSRFARVQFRAIRSQLAKINSFLAEALAGIGVIQAFGGETRSRNTLAALNQEYMKRTFGQIKVFGAFMPLIELMGSMAVALIIWYGGGEVMHEQLTIGELAAFISYMRLFFQPLRDLSQKYSIVQSAMASAERIFQTLDTQPSLRLVAGFDHRQFEALGNQGQIDFQHVHFAYEKGEPILSEINLHISPGETLALVGSTGAGKSTLISLLTRFYDPISGQVLVDGVDVRQVPLAILRQRVGIIMQEIFILPDTVRANIILDQLDEPDRLERILEQTGLHSFIDRLPQGLETRIGEGALNLSLGEKQLLSFVRALYRDPAILVLDEATASIDTESENMLEQAIDAGFKGRTSLVIAHRLSTIRRADRIVVMEHGKIVEQGSHDELMAGETLYRSLVRLDGQDELPRTP, encoded by the coding sequence ATGCATAATTTTGGCTATTCAGAGGAGGGGCAGAAAGGATCCTTGGGGGATCTTGGCCTTTGGCGACGGGTGCTGCACTACTGCCGCTCACACGCCTTGACCCTGTTTGGGGCGATCCTGCTTTCATTGGTGGTCACCCTGGCTTCCCTTGGGCTACCACGCCTGATGCAGCTGGGTATTGATCAGTACATCGTTCATGACGGACTTGAGCAGGCTGCGCGTATCAGTGGTCTGGGGCGGATCGCCCTCTGGTATGGGGTCTGCGTGGCTTTGATCTTTTTCGCCACCTTTTTTCAGGTGGTCCTGCTGGAATGGATTGGGCAATCCATCATGCACCGCCTTCGGCAAAATCTCTTCACCCATCTTTTGACGCTGGATCTGGGCTTTTTTCATAATCAGCCAGCCGGTCGTCTGGTGACACGCCTGACCAACGATATTCAGAATATGCACGAGATGTTCACCTCGGTGATGGTGACGCTGTTTAACGATGGGCTCAAGCTGGTCGGCATCTTCTGGTTTTTGTACATGATGAACTGGCACCTTGCCCTGGTGATGACCATCTTCATTCCCCTGGCCGTGCTCTTGACCGTGGTCTTCTCTCGCTTTGCCCGCGTCCAGTTTCGAGCAATCCGCTCCCAGTTGGCTAAGATTAATAGTTTTCTTGCCGAGGCCCTTGCAGGTATTGGCGTTATTCAGGCCTTTGGTGGTGAGACCCGCTCAAGAAATACCTTGGCGGCCTTGAACCAGGAGTACATGAAGCGAACCTTCGGCCAGATCAAGGTTTTTGGTGCCTTTATGCCGCTGATTGAGCTCATGGGGTCGATGGCGGTTGCTCTCATTATCTGGTACGGTGGCGGCGAGGTCATGCATGAGCAACTAACCATTGGTGAGTTGGCTGCATTTATTTCCTATATGCGCCTTTTTTTTCAGCCCCTGCGAGATCTCTCCCAAAAATATTCTATTGTCCAGTCGGCTATGGCCTCGGCAGAGCGCATCTTTCAGACCCTGGATACTCAACCCTCTCTGCGCCTTGTTGCAGGTTTTGATCACAGACAGTTTGAGGCTTTGGGCAACCAGGGGCAGATCGATTTTCAGCATGTGCACTTTGCCTATGAAAAAGGGGAGCCCATCCTCTCTGAGATCAATCTCCATATCTCTCCTGGAGAGACCCTGGCACTGGTTGGATCCACAGGGGCGGGCAAGTCCACGCTGATTTCACTTTTAACGCGCTTTTATGATCCGATTTCCGGGCAGGTTCTGGTCGATGGCGTTGATGTACGCCAGGTTCCACTTGCCATCCTGCGGCAGCGAGTGGGAATTATCATGCAGGAAATTTTCATCCTTCCCGATACGGTGCGGGCCAATATTATCCTCGATCAGCTCGATGAACCGGACAGGTTGGAGCGTATTTTAGAACAGACCGGCTTGCACTCTTTTATTGATCGGCTGCCCCAGGGGCTGGAAACCCGTATTGGGGAAGGGGCACTCAATCTGAGTCTGGGGGAAAAGCAGCTCCTTTCCTTTGTGCGAGCCCTGTATCGTGATCCGGCTATACTTGTTCTTGATGAGGCGACAGCTTCTATCGATACCGAGTCGGAGAATATGCTGGAGCAGGCCATCGATGCCGGGTTTAAGGGCCGCACTTCCCTGGTGATTGCCCATCGTCTTTCCACCATTCGCCGGGCTGATCGTATTGTGGTCATGGAACATGGAAAGATTGTTGAGCAGGGAAGCCATGACGAACTCATGGCCGGGGAGACACTCTACAGATCACTGGTACGCCTGGATGGACAAGATGAACTACCTCGCACTCCCTGA